A window from Citrus sinensis cultivar Valencia sweet orange chromosome 3, DVS_A1.0, whole genome shotgun sequence encodes these proteins:
- the LOC102626499 gene encoding RING-H2 finger protein ATL7-like: protein MSYYTPSCCSSPPKSSSVSAELKVYQAFIFSVPIFFTFILLLLFYLFYLRRRRVDWSSLRMRTSLHTNNVDEISRAELGLKKELREMLPIVIYKESFSIRDTQCSVCLADYQAEDKLQQIPACGHAFHMDCIDHWLTTHTTCPLCRLSLLAPAKASSELSDIQQETIQESSVTENADGASDQQRSEAYEEPQAVEHSESRNEDGTNLQNSPKEQGRSSHSLDHEREVRDTTNETGEHEQSRRIPDLTLKSP from the exons ATGTCTTACTATACACCTAGCTGCTGCTCTTCACCACCAAAATCTTCATCTGTTTCAGCTGAGCTGAAGGTCTATcaagctttcattttttctgtGCCAATTTTCTTCACTTTCATCCTTCTTTTGCTCTTCTACTTGTTCTATCTTCGCCGCCGGAGAGTTGATTGGTCTTCTCTTCGAATGAGAACTTCTTTGCATACCAACAATGTTGATGAGATCTCTAGA GCTGAATTGGGATTGAAAAAAGAGCTGAGGGAGATGTTACCCATTGTCATATACAAGGAAAGCTTCTCTATTAGAGATACGCA ATGCTCTGTATGCCTTGCCGACTACCAAGCTGAAGATAAGCTTCAACAGATACCTGCATGTGGCCATGCATTTCACATGGATTGCATTGACCACTGGCTTACCACCCATACAACATGCCCACTCTGCCGCCTTTCTCTCCTTGCTCCTGCTAAAGCTTCCAGTGAATTATCTGACATCCAACAAGAAACAATTCAAGAATCTTCTGTCACAGAAAATGCTGATGGTGCATCTGATCAACAAAGGTCTGAGGCTTATGAAGAGCCACAGGCTGTAGAACATTCAGAGTCAAGGAATGAAGATGGGACTAATCTCCAAAATAGTCCAAAAGAACAAGGAAGAAGCTCTCATTCTCTTGATCATGAAAGGGAAGTTAGGGACACAACGAATGAAACCGGAGAGCATGAGCAGAGCAGAAGAATCCCAG ACTTGACACTGAAGTCCCCATGA
- the LOC102626801 gene encoding phytolongin Phyl1.1, producing the protein MASIQNTVHYCSVSRGNRSLYVYSGGDHEIENLATLCLERTPPFHKWYFETIGKRIYGFLIEDGYAYFMIADEGLGNRGALQFLEHLRDEFKKVAKKGSRGSFSGMNAIGVQEQLVPVIRRLITSLENVSQSRDDWKAETPLSDRVGLSPSPNNANGQTEVATSTKAPLLGKPGKQEKKKAKDHVIAMRDVELEEHRKSTDRVKFDSAALESNSQNGAGSSISLQKDLGSMRIRSSPQCIQKKWWRQVRIVLLIDAAVCLILFVIWLSICGGVACFR; encoded by the coding sequence ATGGCTTCTATTCAGAATACTGTGCATTACTGTTCTGTATCTAGGGGTAACCGTTCTCTGTATGTATATAGTGGAGGCGATCATGAGATTGAGAATCTAGCTACCTTGTGCCTGGAAAGGACTCCGCCTTTCCACAAGTGGTATTTTGAGACCATTGGTAAAAGGATTTATGGTTTTTTAATTGAAGATGGGTATGCTTATTTTATGATTGCTGATGAGGGCCTAGGAAATCGGGGTGCTTTACAGTTTCTAGAGCATTTGAGAGATGAATTCAAGAAGGTAGCTAAAAAAGGTTCGAGAGGAAGCTTTTCAGGGATGAATGCGATTGGTGTACAAGAGCAGCTGGTGCCTGTTATTCGCCGATTGATTACTTCATTGGAAAATGTTTCCCAAAGCAGAGATGATTGGAAAGCTGAAACTCCCTTGTCTGATCGTGTGGGCCTCTCTCCGTCACCAAATAATGCCAATGGACAAACAGAAGTTGCCACTTCTACAAAAGCCCCATTGTTAGGAAAGCCTGGCAagcaagagaagaagaaggcaAAGGATCATGTGATTGCGATGAGAGATGTTGAGTTGGAGGAGCACCGGAAATCGACAGATAGAGTCAAATTTGATTCAGCAGCTTTGGAGTCTAATAGCCAGAATGGAGCGGGTTCTTCAATCTCATTGCAGAAGGATTTGGGTTCAATGAGGATAAGATCAAGTCCGCAGTGCATTCAAAAGAAGTGGTGGCGCCAAGTAAGGATTGTTCTCCTCATCGATGCCGCTGTCTGTTTGATATTATTTGTGATTT